One segment of Lutra lutra chromosome 12, mLutLut1.2, whole genome shotgun sequence DNA contains the following:
- the TRMT2A gene encoding tRNA (uracil-5-)-methyltransferase homolog A isoform X1, whose translation MSDKLDNEGPVPMEGCGQDSSSAQGSSAAVAPQEEDKEEEGGAEAAAESVPQPGLYSYIRDDLFTSEIFKLELQNVPRHASFSDVRRFLGRFGLQPHKTKLFGQPPCAFVTFRSAAERDKALRVLHGALWKGRPLSVRLARPKADPMARKRRREDEGEPAATCIADVVTPLWTVPYAEQLERKQLECEQVLQKLAKEIGSTNRALLPWLLSQRHKHNKACCPLEGVRPSPQQTEYRNKCEFLVGVGVDGEDNTVGCRLGKYKGGTCAVAAPFDTVHIPGATKQVVKAFQEFIRSTPYSAYNPETYSGHWKQLTVRTSRRGQAMAIVYFHPQKLGPEELAGLKASLAQHFMAGPGKATGVTCLYFVEEGQRKTPSQEGLPLEHVAGDRCIHEDLLGLTFRISPHAFFQVNTLAAEVLYTVIRDWAQLDTESTVLDVCCGTGTIGLALAPRVKRVVGIELCQEAVEDARVNARDNELSNVEFHCGRAEDLVPTLVSRLASQQLVAILDPPRAGLHSKVILAIRRAENLKRLLYVSCNPRAAMGNFVDLCRAPSNRVKGTPFWPVKAVAVDLFPQTPHCEMLLLFERVEHPNGTGALAPQDPPPQPPPGPPVDTIQETRAAASC comes from the exons ATGAGTGACAAGCTCGACAACGAA GGCCCTGTGCCCATGGAGGGCTGCGGCCAAGACAGCAGCAGTGCCCAGGGTAGCTCTGCAGCAGTAGCGCCCCAGGAGGaagacaaggaggaggaagggggtgctGAGGCGGCTGCAGAGTCCGTGCCTCAGCCAGGGCTCTACAGCTACATCAGGGACGACCTGTTTACCTCTGAGATCTTCAAGTTGGAGCTGCAGAACGTGCCCCGCCACGCCAGCTTCAGTGATGTGCGACGCTTTCTGGGCCGCTTTGGCCTGCAGCCTCATAAGACCAAACTCTTTGGGCAACCTCCCTGCGCCTTTGTGACATTCCGCAGTGCTGCTGAGCGGGACAAGGCCTTGCGTGTGCTGCATGGTGCCCTCTGGAAGGGCCGCCCACTGAGCGTGCGCCTGGCCAGGCCCAAGGCTGATCCTATGGCCAGAAAGAGGCGGCGTGAGGATGAGGGTGAGCCAGCAGCCACATGTATCGCAGATGTAGTGACACCTCTTTGGACCGTGCCCTATGCTGAACAGCTGGAGCGGAAGCAGCTGGAGTGTGAGCAGGTGCTACAGAAGCTCGCCAA GGAAATTGGGAGCACCAACCGCGCCCTGCTGCCCTGGCTACTCTCACAGAGGCACAAGCACAACAAGGCCTGCTGCCCACTGGAGGGGGTTAGGCCATCACCCCAGCAG aCCGAGTATCGTAATAAGTGTGAGTTTCTGGTCGGCGTTGGGGTGGACGGGGAAGACAACACAGTCGGCTGTCGGCTTGGCAAGTACAAGGGTGGGACGTGTGCTGTGGCCGCCCCCTTTGACACCGTGCACATCCCTGGGGCCACCAAGCAGGTGGTGAAGGCCTTCCAGGAGTTCATCCG GTCCACTCCATACTCCGCGTACAACCCAGAGACGTATTCAGGCCACTGGAAGCAGTTGACTGTGCGCACCAGCCGCCGTGGCCAAGCCATGGCCATTGTCTACTTCCACCCCCAG AAACTGGGCCCTGAGGAACTAGCCGGGCTGAAGGCCTCCTTGGCGCAGCACTTCATGGCGGGGCCAGGCAAGGCCACTGGGGTGACCTGCCTCTACTTTGTAGAGGAGGGACAGCG AAAGACTCCCAGCCAGGAGGGCCTGCCCCTGGAGCATGTGGCTGGAGACCGGTGCATCCATGAGGACCTGCTTGGGTTGACTTTCAGGATCTCTCCTCACGCCTTCTTCCAG GTGAACACTCTGGCAGCCGAGGTGCTCTACACAGTCATCCGAGACTGGGCCCAGCTGGACACAGAGAGCACAGTGCTGGACGTATGCTGCGGCACAGGCACCATTGGCCTGGCTTTGGCCCCA AGAGTGAAGAGAGTCGTGGGGATTGAGCTGTGCCAGGAGGCTGTGGAAGATGCCCGGGTGAATGCCCGAGACAACG AGTTGAGCAATGTGGAGTTCCACTGTGGGAGAGCTGAGGACCTGGTGCCCACTTTGGTGAGCAGACTGGCCTCCCAGCAGCTCGTTGCCATCCTGGACCCACCCCGTGCTGGCCTGC ATTCCAAAGTGATCCTGGCCATCCGAAGAGCTGAGAACCTCAAACGGCTCCTCTATGTCTCTTGCAACCCCCGGGCGGCCATGGGCAACTTTGTGGA CCTCTGCAGGGCTCCATCTAACCGGGTGAAGGGCACCCCCTTCTGGCCTGTCAAGGCTGTGGCTGTGGACCTGTTCCCGCAGACCCCACATTGTGAGATGCTCCTCCTATTTGAGAGGGTGGAGCACCCCAATGGCACAGGGGCCCTGGCACCCCAggaccctccaccccagcccccaccagggCCCCCAGTGGACACCATACAAGAAACCAGGGCTGCTGCCTCTTGCTAG
- the TRMT2A gene encoding tRNA (uracil-5-)-methyltransferase homolog A isoform X2: protein MSDKLDNEGPVPMEGCGQDSSSAQGSSAAVAPQEEDKEEEGGAEAAAESVPQPGLYSYIRDDLFTSEIFKLELQNVPRHASFSDVRRFLGRFGLQPHKTKLFGQPPCAFVTFRSAAERDKALRVLHGALWKGRPLSVRLARPKADPMARKRRREDEGEPAATCIADVVTPLWTVPYAEQLERKQLECEQVLQKLAKEIGSTNRALLPWLLSQRHKHNKACCPLEGVRPSPQQTEYRNKCEFLVGVGVDGEDNTVGCRLGKYKGGTCAVAAPFDTVHIPGATKQVVKAFQEFIRSTPYSAYNPETYSGHWKQLTVRTSRRGQAMAIVYFHPQKLGPEELAGLKASLAQHFMAGPGKATGVTCLYFVEEGQRKTPSQEGLPLEHVAGDRCIHEDLLGLTFRISPHAFFQRVKRVVGIELCQEAVEDARVNARDNELSNVEFHCGRAEDLVPTLVSRLASQQLVAILDPPRAGLHSKVILAIRRAENLKRLLYVSCNPRAAMGNFVDLCRAPSNRVKGTPFWPVKAVAVDLFPQTPHCEMLLLFERVEHPNGTGALAPQDPPPQPPPGPPVDTIQETRAAASC from the exons ATGAGTGACAAGCTCGACAACGAA GGCCCTGTGCCCATGGAGGGCTGCGGCCAAGACAGCAGCAGTGCCCAGGGTAGCTCTGCAGCAGTAGCGCCCCAGGAGGaagacaaggaggaggaagggggtgctGAGGCGGCTGCAGAGTCCGTGCCTCAGCCAGGGCTCTACAGCTACATCAGGGACGACCTGTTTACCTCTGAGATCTTCAAGTTGGAGCTGCAGAACGTGCCCCGCCACGCCAGCTTCAGTGATGTGCGACGCTTTCTGGGCCGCTTTGGCCTGCAGCCTCATAAGACCAAACTCTTTGGGCAACCTCCCTGCGCCTTTGTGACATTCCGCAGTGCTGCTGAGCGGGACAAGGCCTTGCGTGTGCTGCATGGTGCCCTCTGGAAGGGCCGCCCACTGAGCGTGCGCCTGGCCAGGCCCAAGGCTGATCCTATGGCCAGAAAGAGGCGGCGTGAGGATGAGGGTGAGCCAGCAGCCACATGTATCGCAGATGTAGTGACACCTCTTTGGACCGTGCCCTATGCTGAACAGCTGGAGCGGAAGCAGCTGGAGTGTGAGCAGGTGCTACAGAAGCTCGCCAA GGAAATTGGGAGCACCAACCGCGCCCTGCTGCCCTGGCTACTCTCACAGAGGCACAAGCACAACAAGGCCTGCTGCCCACTGGAGGGGGTTAGGCCATCACCCCAGCAG aCCGAGTATCGTAATAAGTGTGAGTTTCTGGTCGGCGTTGGGGTGGACGGGGAAGACAACACAGTCGGCTGTCGGCTTGGCAAGTACAAGGGTGGGACGTGTGCTGTGGCCGCCCCCTTTGACACCGTGCACATCCCTGGGGCCACCAAGCAGGTGGTGAAGGCCTTCCAGGAGTTCATCCG GTCCACTCCATACTCCGCGTACAACCCAGAGACGTATTCAGGCCACTGGAAGCAGTTGACTGTGCGCACCAGCCGCCGTGGCCAAGCCATGGCCATTGTCTACTTCCACCCCCAG AAACTGGGCCCTGAGGAACTAGCCGGGCTGAAGGCCTCCTTGGCGCAGCACTTCATGGCGGGGCCAGGCAAGGCCACTGGGGTGACCTGCCTCTACTTTGTAGAGGAGGGACAGCG AAAGACTCCCAGCCAGGAGGGCCTGCCCCTGGAGCATGTGGCTGGAGACCGGTGCATCCATGAGGACCTGCTTGGGTTGACTTTCAGGATCTCTCCTCACGCCTTCTTCCAG AGAGTGAAGAGAGTCGTGGGGATTGAGCTGTGCCAGGAGGCTGTGGAAGATGCCCGGGTGAATGCCCGAGACAACG AGTTGAGCAATGTGGAGTTCCACTGTGGGAGAGCTGAGGACCTGGTGCCCACTTTGGTGAGCAGACTGGCCTCCCAGCAGCTCGTTGCCATCCTGGACCCACCCCGTGCTGGCCTGC ATTCCAAAGTGATCCTGGCCATCCGAAGAGCTGAGAACCTCAAACGGCTCCTCTATGTCTCTTGCAACCCCCGGGCGGCCATGGGCAACTTTGTGGA CCTCTGCAGGGCTCCATCTAACCGGGTGAAGGGCACCCCCTTCTGGCCTGTCAAGGCTGTGGCTGTGGACCTGTTCCCGCAGACCCCACATTGTGAGATGCTCCTCCTATTTGAGAGGGTGGAGCACCCCAATGGCACAGGGGCCCTGGCACCCCAggaccctccaccccagcccccaccagggCCCCCAGTGGACACCATACAAGAAACCAGGGCTGCTGCCTCTTGCTAG
- the TRMT2A gene encoding tRNA (uracil-5-)-methyltransferase homolog A isoform X3, protein MSDKLDNEGPVPMEGCGQDSSSAQGSSAAVAPQEEDKEEEGGAEAAAESVPQPGLYSYIRDDLFTSEIFKLELQNVPRHASFSDVRRFLGRFGLQPHKTKLFGQPPCAFVTFRSAAERDKALRVLHGALWKGRPLSVRLARPKADPMARKRRREDEGEPAATCIADVVTPLWTVPYAEQLERKQLECEQVLQKLAKEIGSTNRALLPWLLSQRHKHNKACCPLEGVRPSPQQTEYRNKCEFLVGVGVDGEDNTVGCRLGKYKGGTCAVAAPFDTVHIPGATKQVVKAFQEFIRKTPSQEGLPLEHVAGDRCIHEDLLGLTFRISPHAFFQVNTLAAEVLYTVIRDWAQLDTESTVLDVCCGTGTIGLALAPRVKRVVGIELCQEAVEDARVNARDNELSNVEFHCGRAEDLVPTLVSRLASQQLVAILDPPRAGLHSKVILAIRRAENLKRLLYVSCNPRAAMGNFVDLCRAPSNRVKGTPFWPVKAVAVDLFPQTPHCEMLLLFERVEHPNGTGALAPQDPPPQPPPGPPVDTIQETRAAASC, encoded by the exons ATGAGTGACAAGCTCGACAACGAA GGCCCTGTGCCCATGGAGGGCTGCGGCCAAGACAGCAGCAGTGCCCAGGGTAGCTCTGCAGCAGTAGCGCCCCAGGAGGaagacaaggaggaggaagggggtgctGAGGCGGCTGCAGAGTCCGTGCCTCAGCCAGGGCTCTACAGCTACATCAGGGACGACCTGTTTACCTCTGAGATCTTCAAGTTGGAGCTGCAGAACGTGCCCCGCCACGCCAGCTTCAGTGATGTGCGACGCTTTCTGGGCCGCTTTGGCCTGCAGCCTCATAAGACCAAACTCTTTGGGCAACCTCCCTGCGCCTTTGTGACATTCCGCAGTGCTGCTGAGCGGGACAAGGCCTTGCGTGTGCTGCATGGTGCCCTCTGGAAGGGCCGCCCACTGAGCGTGCGCCTGGCCAGGCCCAAGGCTGATCCTATGGCCAGAAAGAGGCGGCGTGAGGATGAGGGTGAGCCAGCAGCCACATGTATCGCAGATGTAGTGACACCTCTTTGGACCGTGCCCTATGCTGAACAGCTGGAGCGGAAGCAGCTGGAGTGTGAGCAGGTGCTACAGAAGCTCGCCAA GGAAATTGGGAGCACCAACCGCGCCCTGCTGCCCTGGCTACTCTCACAGAGGCACAAGCACAACAAGGCCTGCTGCCCACTGGAGGGGGTTAGGCCATCACCCCAGCAG aCCGAGTATCGTAATAAGTGTGAGTTTCTGGTCGGCGTTGGGGTGGACGGGGAAGACAACACAGTCGGCTGTCGGCTTGGCAAGTACAAGGGTGGGACGTGTGCTGTGGCCGCCCCCTTTGACACCGTGCACATCCCTGGGGCCACCAAGCAGGTGGTGAAGGCCTTCCAGGAGTTCATCCG AAAGACTCCCAGCCAGGAGGGCCTGCCCCTGGAGCATGTGGCTGGAGACCGGTGCATCCATGAGGACCTGCTTGGGTTGACTTTCAGGATCTCTCCTCACGCCTTCTTCCAG GTGAACACTCTGGCAGCCGAGGTGCTCTACACAGTCATCCGAGACTGGGCCCAGCTGGACACAGAGAGCACAGTGCTGGACGTATGCTGCGGCACAGGCACCATTGGCCTGGCTTTGGCCCCA AGAGTGAAGAGAGTCGTGGGGATTGAGCTGTGCCAGGAGGCTGTGGAAGATGCCCGGGTGAATGCCCGAGACAACG AGTTGAGCAATGTGGAGTTCCACTGTGGGAGAGCTGAGGACCTGGTGCCCACTTTGGTGAGCAGACTGGCCTCCCAGCAGCTCGTTGCCATCCTGGACCCACCCCGTGCTGGCCTGC ATTCCAAAGTGATCCTGGCCATCCGAAGAGCTGAGAACCTCAAACGGCTCCTCTATGTCTCTTGCAACCCCCGGGCGGCCATGGGCAACTTTGTGGA CCTCTGCAGGGCTCCATCTAACCGGGTGAAGGGCACCCCCTTCTGGCCTGTCAAGGCTGTGGCTGTGGACCTGTTCCCGCAGACCCCACATTGTGAGATGCTCCTCCTATTTGAGAGGGTGGAGCACCCCAATGGCACAGGGGCCCTGGCACCCCAggaccctccaccccagcccccaccagggCCCCCAGTGGACACCATACAAGAAACCAGGGCTGCTGCCTCTTGCTAG